One genomic segment of Anguilla anguilla isolate fAngAng1 chromosome 2, fAngAng1.pri, whole genome shotgun sequence includes these proteins:
- the LOC118221481 gene encoding fish-egg lectin-like encodes MALKYLLTCVLMMFIEQDQAMKCTEVPGSLKQIDAGAGLVVGVNAEDGIFALFGKSWTRLPGSLSHVSVGPSGMWGANSGHLIFKLVGGTWVTVPGQLNQVDAGGDQFVVGVNHVDKVYCMERDYAVDFRSSGSPAPWSQLPGVLVYYSCGPIGCWGVNKNQDIYMREGVGPTECQGITDWQHIQGKLVMVEVGTDGSVYGVNAGGDVYQRDGVTECDPAGISWTLLSECGKSKHVSYDLGHLWVISPDDKIQDCVV; translated from the exons ATGGCTCTCAAATATCTCTTGACGTGTGTCTTGATGATGTTTATTGAACAGGATCAAG CAATGAAGTGCACGGAGGTTCCAGGGAGCCTGAAGCAGATTGACGCCGGGGCGGGTCTGGTTGTTGGGGTGAATGCAGAGGACGGCATCTTTGCGCTTTTCGGGAAATCCTGGACCCGGTTGCCTGGGTCCCTTTCGCACGTTTCTGTGGGACCCTCGGGGATGTGGGGGGCCAACAGTGGCCATCTGATCTTCAAACTTGTGGGCGGCACGTGGGTTACAGTGCCAG GCCAACTGAACCAAGTGGACGCCGGCGGAGACCAGTTTGTGGTCGGGGTCAACCATGTTGACAAGGTGTACTGCATGGAACGAGATTACGCTGTGGACTTCAGAAGCAGTGGCTCCCCTGCACCCTGGAGCCAGCTTCCAGGGGTGCTTGTCTACTACAGCTGTGGCCCCATTGGCTGTTGGGGTGTCAATAAAAACCAGGACATCTATATGAGGGAG GGAGTGGGTCCAACAGAGTGTCAGGGCATTACAGATTGGCAGCACATTCAAGGGAAGTTGGTGATGGTTGAGGTGGGAACTGATGGCAGTGTTTATGGAGTCAATGCTGGGGGAGATGTGTATCAGAG GGATGGTGTCACTGAATGTGACCCAGCAGGAATATCCTGGACCTTGCTGAGCGAGTGTGGCAAGAGCAAGCATGTGAGCTATGACTTGGGGCACCTGTGGGTCATCTCCCCAGATGACAAGATCCAGGACTGTGTTGTCTAA